The Phormidium yuhuli AB48 DNA window AGGCTTCTCGCACCGTAGAGCGATATACCAACATAAAAGTTGCCCCGATAAAATTCGTGATAATCCCCGCAACCACCCCAATCGTGGCAACATGACTCTGATTCGGACTGGCACTGAACTGCTCGGCGGTTAATTCCCCAGATGAAGACTCATCCTGATTGTCTATAACCTGCTCTTCTGAAGAAGACTCAGGGGAAGAAACGATGGGTTGAGGTCTAGATAAAGCAAGAGCTAAAGAGGCCAGAATCACTAAAAACCCCAAAATCATAACCACCACGCTAGTCATAAAAATAACTTGAACTTCCATTAAATTGCGCTGATAGTATTTTTCTAAACTCGCATTAGCCATATTCCAGCTAAAGTTACGAATTTTTAACTGCGCTTCCTCAATTTTTTCATCGGTTTCCCTCATTTTTCGCGCCTGCTCTTGATTCCACCGGTCTAACCAGTAGTACACAAACCCGACTAAAAGATTTGCCATCCCCAAAACCAGAGCAAAGGAAAAACTATTTTCCAGAAAACGAATATCTCCTCGGAGTGTTGTCAGATTTCGGTTGTTACGCGCGAGTTCCGCATCCAATTCTTGAAAATTGATGGTCTGTCCTAGATAGCTCAACGTGATATCTTCAAGAGAAAATGTATCTTCAACAGCTTCAAATTTCCGAATTCTAGCTAAGTGTTCCTGCAACGATTCCCGGCGCCGTTCAATGCGTTGCTGATAGTCTGTCTGATACCCACGTAATTGGTCAATCTTTTGTGCCATTCGGCGGTTATCTTGATTGAGTTGAGCGTAATCTTCTTGAAGTTTTCTATAAACGCCCTGGAGTTGTTCCAGTTCTGAAATTAAACGAGCCTGTTCAGTCACTAAGCTCATCATTTGCTGTTGGGCTTCGTTATTCCCATCTAGTTCTTCTGCTTGAGGGATTTCAGCTAGGACTTCAGGAACGAGGAGTTGTGCTTGTGGAACTGACGGTAGATTAGCAGTTTCCTCCGGTGTGCTCTCTGGCTCCAGATTCCTTTCCATGCGCTCTACCATTACTAACAGTTCTCGCAGGTCGATAATTTCCCGTTTAATCTCCACATCTTCGGAAATTGCATTGCGATCGCGCACTAATCCAGGGCGTATTAAACTCGTTGCTCCCAAAATCAGGCCAGACACCAAAAAAATGGCCGCCCACACCTTCCAAATCCAGGTTGAGTTGAGTTGAGCGTTCATAGATTTCAGGGGCAACAGAATTACGTGGAACGGGAGGTGACTTGAACCTTAAGCGATACTGCGGCGTTTACGAGCTTCTTTATAGGAAGTTCCAACATTCGTTAACCCAGCCTCAATCATTTGCCGTTCCAGGAGAGCAAAAAACCGTTGGCGATCGCCCCCCCGAACCACGGCCTGATTATGAGCTTCCGCCAAACTCACCGGGTAGCCATATCCTTTGTACACCTGTCCTAACATCAGGCTCAAGGCCGCTTCAAGTTGGTCAGAATCCTCTGCAACCCAAGCCGGAACGTCCACCCGAGCAATTTCTGTCCCCACGTGAACATAACAAAAATATACAGTCTGCTCGTTCGGATATAACCCCAACACCGGTAACGATGACTTCCACAAACAACTGCGTTCTCCCGGTTGTAACAAACCGCCCCAAAAACTGGTATCGCGTAGCGGTTCCATCACCTGACAGGGGGCTCGTTTCCCCAAGACATCCCCCTCTGTTGGGGCAATATAGGGACAATAACTCAAACAATTGGGTTGCTCAAAGGCACAGGCCTCCAACCGTAAAAAACTCAGAGCTTCACGGCTACGGGAAGCACTGAGATAGCCCATCAGAGGCACTCCCACCCCCCGCAACCGTTCCCAAGCATCCAGGATGGGGTTGAGGATGCGATCGCGGGCCTCATCAGGCAGACTATCGAGGAACCAGTAAATTAAAGAACCATCCACCATAGCCAACAGCGGCAACTCCGGATACTGGCGGCGCAACTCTACCCCCAACAGGGCCAACTCCTGGGCCTCCGAGACAGCCCGCCGATAGCCCATCCATTCCTCCGTACGAATCCCCCACTGACGCGAAGCATATAAATCTTCCGGGCGGTAAAACACCTCCGGCACACTATCGAGAACCGGGGCGCGATTCTGACCATAATGCAAGACCACTCGCCCAATATTGAGGAGATAGCAATAGGCAATTTCATGCTGATTGGGGGCAATTTGCGAGCCATCTGTGGCAATGACAGTATGGACTGAAGGGGGCCGTTGCAGGAGGATTTGACTCTGGAGGGGTTCAACCGGGGTAGCTGCCGAAAACCAGATGCGATCGCGCCATTGTTCTTGAGCCGCGACTAACTCCTCTTGACGCTGAGCGGCCGTCTCAAACAACCCCTGAGCCAATTCGAGCCGTTTCTGAGCCGCGACAGCTTCCTCCCGTAGATGTTCGCCAATACCAGGTAGGAGTTTTGTAACTTGGTTGAGATCGAGCATGGGAGGAAGGCAAGAGGCAAGAGGCAAGAGGGGGAACCACGGAGTCACAGAGGACACAGAGGAAGAGAGAGGGGGTAGGGTGCGTTCCGGCTCCAATCAAGGTTGCACTTAGACCACTCGGCTCAAACTTGCCGGAACGCACCGCTTCGTCAGCAGTCGGGGAATTACGTGAAACTTGCCGGAACGCACCGCTTCGACCGCAATCGGGGAATTACGTGAAACGATGCAAAAGTTTCAACAGTTTTTTGCTGGTCGGGGTTAACTGGGTTCGTTTATAGACATCCGCCGCCTTGCGGATACATTCAGCTTGGGTGGGATAGGGGTGAATCACCCTGGCCAAGGTTTTTAACCCCAGACCGCCAACCATCGCCGTTGTGATTTCACTAATCGACTCTCCCGCATGACGGGAGACCATCGTAGCCCCGAGGATTTTGTCCGAGCTCTTCTCATGGAGAACCTTGAGAAACCCCTCCGTCTCCCCATCAGCGATCGCCCGGTCTACATCCTTAAACTCTATCTTAATCGTTTTGGTCTCAATACCTTTCTCGTTGGCCTCTCTCTCATAGAGTCCCACATGGGCCACTTCTGGCTCAGTGTAAGTGACCCAGGGCATGACCAAACTGCTCAACTTCGGTCGGCCCAAGCCAAAGGGAGCAAACAGGGCATTCTGAATCACAATCCGGGCCGCTGCATCCGCCCCATGGGTAAATTTCCAATCCATACAGATATCCCCCGCCGCATAAATGTTGGGGTTCGTAGTTTGCAAATACTCATTCACCTTCACCCCTCGACGATGGTAGGCCACACCCGCCGCCTCTAAATTCAAACCGTCCAGATTCGGTGTTCGCCCGGCCCCAATGAGGATCTCATCCACCAGCACCTGTTTTGACTGTCCCTGGTGATGAAGAGTCAGAACGTTTCCCGCTGCGGTCTTCTCCACTCGCTCCGGTTCACCGCCGAGAACTAACTCAATTCCCTCCTGAATAAACCGCTGTTGCACAATCTCCGCCGCATCCGCATCTTCCCGATGCAAAATATGGCCATGACGATGAATCAGCGTCACCTGGGACCCCAGACGACGAAACGCCTGAGCCAATTCACAGCCAATCGGACCTCCACCAATGACGGCCAGGCGCTTGGGGCGTTCAGTGAGGTTAAACACCGTCTCATTGGTGAGATAGCCTGCGTCGGCTAATCCTGGCGTTTGGGGATGAACAGCCCTAGCTCCTGTGGCAATTACCGCCTTTTTATAGTTGAGGGTAACCTCATCCACTTGAATGGCCTGATTCCCAATGAAACTACCCTGTCCCAGGAAGATATCGACCCCCACCTTAGCAACGCGATGAACTGAATCATGATGACTCATCCCGGCCCGAATCTTCCGTAACCGTTCCATCACGGCTGAGAAATCCACGTCAATACTCTCTGGTGAAGCAATCCCATAGTTGGAGGCATTCCACATCTCCCCAACGACACGGGAGGAGCGAATCAAGCTTTTGGAGGGAACACAGCCAGTATTGAGGCAATCGCCCCCCATCAAATTCCGTTCAACGAGGGCCACTTTAAGACCAATATCGAGTCCAGCGGCCCCAACAGCAACCACTAACCCGGCTGTTCCCCCACCAATCACCACCAAGTCATAGCAATTAGCCGGTTGCGGATTCACCCAATCGGGAGGATGGATTTGTTGGAGGAGTTCACGGTTGTACTCATCCATGGGGGAGATGCTGAAGGGGTGAAAGGGAGAGTTGGGCATAGGAGGAACAGGGAACAGGGGAAAAGGTAAAAGGCAAGAGAGGTAGGGTGCGTCCTGGCATCAGCTCATTTTGGCCGTTGACCACTGGATTTGAACGTGCCAGAACGCACCGATGCGCGGATTATTCACTGGCATCAGCTCATTTTGGCCGTTGACCACTGGATTTGAACGTGCCAGAACGCACCGATGCGCGGATTATTCACTGGCATCAGCTCATTTTGGCCGTTGACCACTCGATTTGAACGTGCCAGAACGCACCGATGCGCGGATTATTCACCCTTAATCACTTGTTCTCCCACACGTTCGGCTAGAGCGTTGCGGGCGATGCGAGTGACGTACAGGGTGACGGCTACCGTGGCAATTAAGCCGATAATTTGTAAAATGCGTTGCCAGAGTTGTGCTTGGGGATCTGCGGTGGCGGGCCCGGTTCCCAGGGTGGCCAAACTTCCGGCGAGAGAGCCGATGTAGACATACATAATGGTTCCGGGAATCATCCCCAGACCTCCAAGAACATAGTCTTTGAGGGAGACATTGGTGACACCATAGGCGTAGTTGAGAAGGTTGAAGGGAAAGACGGGGGAGAGTCGGGTGAGGAAGACGATTTTAAAACCTTCTTGTCCGACGGCCTCATCAATCGCGGCAAATTTGGGGTTACGGGCAATTTTGTCGGCTACCCAGTCCCGAGCCAGGTAGCGGCCGATGAGAAAGGCTAAGGTTGACCCGAGAACGGCTCCGATGAAGACATAGATAGACCCGAAAATAACCCCAAACACCACGCCACCGCCTAGGGTGAGGATAGAACCCGGGAGGAAGGCGACTGTGGCAATGAGATAGAGCAAAATAAAGGCGAGGATGCCGAGGGGTCCTAAGTCTTGGATGCTTTGTAGGGCTTGTTGTAGCCAGAGTTGGGGGTTGAAGCCAACGGGGGAGTCTTGGGCGAGAAGGGGGGGGGCGGCCCGGAGTACAAACCAAGATAGAAGCGGGAGGTTAATGGAAAACATGGGCGCGATCACAGTTTGTGGACTTGGGTTGAATTGGAGCTTCATTTAGGGTCGGAATCGGGACAAGCTACCCCCTCAAAAAGGAATCCCAAGGGAGTTCAGTATCTTGAGCGAGTCGTTGGGCGACGGCGGCGGCTCCTTCACGGTTGAGGTGACTGGGATCGGCGAAGAAATCTGGGCGATCGCGCCATTGGTTGGATAAATCCCGCACCCAAACCCCGGATTTCTGACCCTGTTGCTGCAAAAACTCCTGAAATTGCCGTTCATAGCGGCGGCGAGCGGGGTCTAAATACTCATTCGTCAAGGGCAGGTTCACTAAAATCAGGGGAATATTACGGCTTTGGCAGAACTCAATCACTCGGTTGGTGGCGTTTCCCTGAACTCCTCCTAGGTTGAAGTTGGCATAATCCCCGTCATACTGGCCGGGAACTCGGGGGAATTGCTGAAAATAGGTTTGGGGGTTAAAGCGATCGCGCACAATCTGAAAGCCGTTAGAGTCGATATCTCGACGGGAGAGAATCACCGGAAGCCCCCCCTGTCGGACACCACTGTTGCGCAGTCGCTCATAGCCAGGGGAATTACGAATCCGGCTAAAGGTGCGATCCTCCCGGCCGCTGTTAAAGGCCCGGGAACCATCGGCCCAAACCATCACGTTAGGTAACTGGTCTCGGGTGAGTAACTCTCGTAACTGTAAGTTCACCACCTGAGCCGTGGCCCCATTAATGCCGAAATTGAACACCCGTACCCCCGAGAAGCCACGACGATTGAGGTCAAATTGCAACCGCTTGCCATCGAGTCCCTGTAAGCCTCGGGAACTGCCGATAATTAAGATATCCGGCGGTCCCAAGGTGGCCACGTAGGAACGATAAAGGGCAAACTGTTCGTCTAAGACCAAACTGTTAAAAGTGGGGTGAGGCAGCCGATTGCCGCTATTGCCCGCCTGTTGTAGGGCGAAATCGGCGTTTTCTAGGTATTCTTGCACCTTTTTTTGGGCAAAAGCCCGTTGAGGAGCCGTCACGGGAACGGATTGCATCGCGGCCAGGGCCTCGGTCCAGTATTGCACCACTTGATGCCAGTCTTCTGGGGTGGAGGCTTGTTGTGAGGCCTGCCAGGCCCGTACAGCGCGATCGGTTCCCCGATTAAAGAACTCTAAACCGATATCCTCCTCTGAATGGTCTTCGTTATCTGAGGAGTTGAGCGACTCAGCCATCTCTGGACTGTTATGGCGTACTGGGAAACTCTGCAAGCGAACATGACTCACCCCTAACAACAGTAACAGGGCGGCCAGGGCGATCGCCAGGGGACGAAGCTTGAGCCAATGGCGTTGCAATTTTTGTAACATCTTAGGGTAATGGACAACCGATAATGAACAATCAATACTTCCTCAACCCAGATAAAACAGGCATTTATGACATAACCAACCTTAATTATATCTATCTATTTTTAACCTTTGAACATCCAACTGTTAGACAAGAAACCCCACCTTGCCGGGGCAAAGTGGGGGTATGGGTTAAGCTATCACGAACCTATCCCAGTTACGCCGTGGGATCATCCTCGTCATCACTATCATCGTCATCAAAGGAATCCGGATCAAAGTCCTCATCCTCCTCATCAAACCCATCGGGATCGAAGTCATCCTCCTCATCACCATCATCGAGATCCTCATCATCGAGAATCGCCGTAGAACCATCATCCCCATCCGGTAAGATGGCCGAGTCATCACTGACACTTCCCGTGAGGTTGTAGGCGCGGGCCGTGCGATCGTCCAAGACCACATCTTGAATCTTACTCTCATCGTCCACACCATTGACCACCGAGTTAATCTCATTGATATCCGCATCGGGAGCTGAGAAATTTAACTCTTCATAGGCATTGAACCCAGTTCCGGCAGGAATCAAACGACCAATAATGACGTTTTCCTTCAAGCCGCGCAACCAATCTGACTTACCCTCAATAGCCGCTTCCGTAAGAACACGAGTGGTTTCTTGGAAACTCGCCGCACTAATGAAACTATCCGTATTGAGGGAGGCCTTCGTAATCCCCAACAGCATCGGTGTATATTGGGCCGGAGCCGCGCCCGTGATGGCCATGGCTTCATTCACCTGTTCCACCTGACGCAGTTCAATCAACTCACCGGGCAACATCGTCGTGTCGCCGCCATCGTCGATTTTCACCTTCGAGGTCATCTGACGCACAATCACTTCAATATGTTTGTCAGAAATATCCACCCCTTGGGATTGATACACCGACTGCACCTCATTCACCAAGAAGGTTTGTACATGACTAAAGCCTGTCAACGCCGCTTCATAGGTTCCCGAGGGAGCTAGATAGTCAAACCAGCATTCGAGAATTTCATGGGGGTTAGAAGGACCATCGGTTAGGGGTTCAGCCACCCCCACCCGTTGACCATCTACCACCAAGACATTATGGCCTGAGAGGGTACGGTATTCAGAGACGGTGCCATCATCTTCAACGATGCGAATCTCGACTGAGTCATCATCCTCATAAATCACCTGAGCGGTTCCTGGACGACGGTTCAGGAGGCAGGCTTCCTTGGGTTTGCGGGCTTCCAGGAGTTCTTCAATCCGGGGTAGGCCCTGAATAATATCTCCAGTTTTCGCCCGTTCAAACACCAGGAGCACCAGGTTATCCCCCCGTTGCACCAAGCTACCATCATCCACATGGAGAATCGCACCCGGAGAGACACGGTAGGGACGAGCATGGCGGAAAATCACTTGATTGTCCTGGATGCCCACCACTTGTCCCGATTCTTCTAGGGTGACGCCATCGGTAAGGGTCGCACCACTCACCAGGAGATCTCCGTCCTTAACCTGAGGTGAAGCATCCCCCAAGTCCACCGTAAAGCGGTCCTCTTCACTGACAATCAGAACCCGACGAGTGGCTTCAGTCCCCTCACGAATCCCCCGCACCATGCCCGGATTGCGACAGGCGATTTCCGTACGTGCGACAACCGCACCTGGCTCAATTTGGTCGCCGTCTTGAACCAATAACCGGCTGCTGGTGGTGCTAGTAAAGAGGGGGTCAACGTTGGTATTTTCCCGGCGCACGGTGAGAGACTCGATGACCACCAATTGCAGACGCATGGCTTCATCATCCTCCTCATCGGGGACCAGTTCGATATCCGCTTCCAGATGACGAGCATCGCTACCAATATCGAGAATCAACTGGGTGCGGATGAGTTCTTGGCCTTCCACGGATTTAATCCGTTCCCCATCCTTAAAGGGCAGCATCCGCTGAACGGGGCGCAGGGCGATGGGGAAGGCGTTTTCCTGACCTTCTGCCGGTTGCTGACTGGGAACCGAGGGAGTATCAGGAACCTGGAACTCTTGCACGGGACGCAGTAGCACCCCAGTTCCTTCAGGGGTGGTGACGGATTCCACAAAACAGAGGCTTTCAGCAACTAAACCAGGAGCAATTTCTTGTCCGGGATGGACGAGGCTTTGTTCGGGAACGCTCAGTTTATCGTTGCTGCTGAGATCGAGTAGGTGGAAGTCCCCGGCTTTGATGGAAATTTCCCGCAGAATGTCGTTTTTCTGGACGACTTCCACAATCCCACTATTCTGACAGTAGATGTCTTTGACCACTTCCGTACCCGCTTCAACAAAATCACCATCTTCCACTTCTAGCAGGGAGATGTCTTTATTGATTTCGTGGGTTTCCTCGGGAATCCAGATCATGGTTCCCCCTTTGGTGATCTCGTAGCCGGCTTTACTGCCCTTGCCCCGTTTGGCAACTTCGATATCTCCGTACTTGAGAATCCCCCCGGTATGGGTTTTGTAAGTATCGTCAATCAGTTCCGCCACCACTTGACCATTCCGCACTTTTGTGCCTGGAGTGGCGGTGAGGGTAAATTCTTGCCCCTGTTGAGTGGAGACGATGTAATGATCACGTCCTTGACTGGTGACGGTGGTAACTTTGGCGCTGTCAAGACGCACGGAGGCGGTAATAATATCCACCTCTTTAGGAATAGTGGGAACCGCGGCCAGGCTGGATTCCCCCGTCTCTTCGGGAGTGGGGAACTCCTCGGATTGGGGAATCCGTACAATTCCGCCGGTTTCGCTCGGAGTTTCGGTGACGGCTAGAACATCGCCGGCTTCAACGGACTGGCCGTTTTTCACCACGGGGGTGGCACCAGGGGGAAGGTTGTACACTTCCCCTTGCAACACCCACATTAAGCCACCGCGCGCAGCAATGATGGTGGTGTTCCCTTGACGGTCTTTTTTCTCTTCGGGAATCAGACCGGCATATTTGACTTCTCCACCGATATCCGTGGCCACGTCTTTGGTGGCTTTTTCCGTGTTCTTACGGGTGCGGGCGCTACCAATGGGGACTTCGGCGATAAATTGGTCCGCATGGACTTTGTCCCCATCCTGGATGATGAGGGTGGAGCCTTGGGGGAGGGAGATGGTATGGCGTTTCCCTTTCCCTGTGGGTTCAATAATCAGGTCGCCGGCTTGTTCCACCATGTAGGCTTCTTCCCCATGGCGTGTCCGGTAGGGACGAGCCGTGAGGTCTTTGCCGTAACGAGCGGTTCCCTCAAAGGGGGCTTTGGCGGGCCGAGCCACTTCCCCTGTGAAGACCCCACCGGTGTGGAAAGTCCGCATGGTGAGCTGGGTTCCCGGTTCACCAATACTTTGGGCGGCGATAATTCCCACCGCTTCACCTAGGTCAACGGGTTCAGCGTGGGCCAAACTCCAGCCGTAGCAATGTTGACAGACGCTACGGGCCGATTCACAGGTTAGGGGCGATCGCACCCGCACTTCTTCTAAGCCCGCTGCAACAATCGCTTCAGCCAATTCCCGACCAATCACCTGATTCCGCCGAGATTCGATGGTTTCATCACAGCCTTCATGGCGATTGTGGACGGAGACGGCAATCAAGTCCCCCGTTTTCGGGTGACGCACATCTTCAGCCAAAACCCGACCGAGCAAACGAGTTTCTAGAGGAATAGATACCCGCTCCCCGCTACGCATACTCTGAAGGGGGATACTGCGCTGAGTTCCACAGTCGATTTCCCGGACAATAGTGTCCTGGGACACATCTACCAAACGACGGGTAAGATAACCTGAGTCAGCAGTCCGTAGGGCGGTATCCACCAGACCCTTACGGGCACCATAGGAGGAAATAATGTACTCCGTGACCGTCAGACCTTCCCGGAAGTTGGTTTTAATGGGCAAGTCGATGATTTCCCCTTGCGGGTTAGCCATCAAGCCCCGCATCCCCACCAACTGACGGACCTGGGAGATATTCCCCCGTGCCCCAGAGAAGGCCATCATATAGACGGAGTTGAGAGGGTCACTTTGTTTGAAGTTCGTGACCACATCGTCCTTAAGTTCTTCGCTGGTGGTACTCCAGGTGTCAATGACTTTCTGGAAACGCTCCACCTCAGTGATTTCTCCTCGGGTGTAGCGGGCCTCAGTGACATCGATCTCCTGTTGGGCAGTGGCCAACAACTGGGGCTTACTGGGGGGAATCTGCAAGTCCTCGATACTAATAGACACCCCAGCACGGGTGGCATAGCGGAAGCCCAAGTTTTTGAGGTGGTCGGCAATTTGGGCAGTTTTGGCGGTTCCATGATAGCTAAAAGACCAAGCAATCAGGGAACGTAGTTGTTTTTTATCGACGACTCGATTGTAAAAGAGCATAGTCTCTCAACGTTGACGGCTGTGATAGGGGCAAGCAGGGGCAGGGCCTAGGGAGCATATTGCTCCCCGGGTTAAGACGGCTCTCTAAGCCAGAGCTTCTCGAATGGCTTGGTTATAAATCACCCGACCTGGGGTGGTATAGGCATATTGAGCCACAAGTTTTCCATCGGTGTCGAAGCGTTGGCGACTGTACTGGTAGCGTTTTAAGACACTGCCATCATCGA harbors:
- a CDS encoding DNA double-strand break repair nuclease NurA, which codes for MLDLNQVTKLLPGIGEHLREEAVAAQKRLELAQGLFETAAQRQEELVAAQEQWRDRIWFSAATPVEPLQSQILLQRPPSVHTVIATDGSQIAPNQHEIAYCYLLNIGRVVLHYGQNRAPVLDSVPEVFYRPEDLYASRQWGIRTEEWMGYRRAVSEAQELALLGVELRRQYPELPLLAMVDGSLIYWFLDSLPDEARDRILNPILDAWERLRGVGVPLMGYLSASRSREALSFLRLEACAFEQPNCLSYCPYIAPTEGDVLGKRAPCQVMEPLRDTSFWGGLLQPGERSCLWKSSLPVLGLYPNEQTVYFCYVHVGTEIARVDVPAWVAEDSDQLEAALSLMLGQVYKGYGYPVSLAEAHNQAVVRGGDRQRFFALLERQMIEAGLTNVGTSYKEARKRRSIA
- a CDS encoding mercuric reductase; translation: MPNSPFHPFSISPMDEYNRELLQQIHPPDWVNPQPANCYDLVVIGGGTAGLVVAVGAAGLDIGLKVALVERNLMGGDCLNTGCVPSKSLIRSSRVVGEMWNASNYGIASPESIDVDFSAVMERLRKIRAGMSHHDSVHRVAKVGVDIFLGQGSFIGNQAIQVDEVTLNYKKAVIATGARAVHPQTPGLADAGYLTNETVFNLTERPKRLAVIGGGPIGCELAQAFRRLGSQVTLIHRHGHILHREDADAAEIVQQRFIQEGIELVLGGEPERVEKTAAGNVLTLHHQGQSKQVLVDEILIGAGRTPNLDGLNLEAAGVAYHRRGVKVNEYLQTTNPNIYAAGDICMDWKFTHGADAAARIVIQNALFAPFGLGRPKLSSLVMPWVTYTEPEVAHVGLYEREANEKGIETKTIKIEFKDVDRAIADGETEGFLKVLHEKSSDKILGATMVSRHAGESISEITTAMVGGLGLKTLARVIHPYPTQAECIRKAADVYKRTQLTPTSKKLLKLLHRFT
- a CDS encoding TVP38/TMEM64 family protein, which gives rise to MFSINLPLLSWFVLRAAPPLLAQDSPVGFNPQLWLQQALQSIQDLGPLGILAFILLYLIATVAFLPGSILTLGGGVVFGVIFGSIYVFIGAVLGSTLAFLIGRYLARDWVADKIARNPKFAAIDEAVGQEGFKIVFLTRLSPVFPFNLLNYAYGVTNVSLKDYVLGGLGMIPGTIMYVYIGSLAGSLATLGTGPATADPQAQLWQRILQIIGLIATVAVTLYVTRIARNALAERVGEQVIKGE
- a CDS encoding DNA-directed RNA polymerase subunit beta' produces the protein MLFYNRVVDKKQLRSLIAWSFSYHGTAKTAQIADHLKNLGFRYATRAGVSISIEDLQIPPSKPQLLATAQQEIDVTEARYTRGEITEVERFQKVIDTWSTTSEELKDDVVTNFKQSDPLNSVYMMAFSGARGNISQVRQLVGMRGLMANPQGEIIDLPIKTNFREGLTVTEYIISSYGARKGLVDTALRTADSGYLTRRLVDVSQDTIVREIDCGTQRSIPLQSMRSGERVSIPLETRLLGRVLAEDVRHPKTGDLIAVSVHNRHEGCDETIESRRNQVIGRELAEAIVAAGLEEVRVRSPLTCESARSVCQHCYGWSLAHAEPVDLGEAVGIIAAQSIGEPGTQLTMRTFHTGGVFTGEVARPAKAPFEGTARYGKDLTARPYRTRHGEEAYMVEQAGDLIIEPTGKGKRHTISLPQGSTLIIQDGDKVHADQFIAEVPIGSARTRKNTEKATKDVATDIGGEVKYAGLIPEEKKDRQGNTTIIAARGGLMWVLQGEVYNLPPGATPVVKNGQSVEAGDVLAVTETPSETGGIVRIPQSEEFPTPEETGESSLAAVPTIPKEVDIITASVRLDSAKVTTVTSQGRDHYIVSTQQGQEFTLTATPGTKVRNGQVVAELIDDTYKTHTGGILKYGDIEVAKRGKGSKAGYEITKGGTMIWIPEETHEINKDISLLEVEDGDFVEAGTEVVKDIYCQNSGIVEVVQKNDILREISIKAGDFHLLDLSSNDKLSVPEQSLVHPGQEIAPGLVAESLCFVESVTTPEGTGVLLRPVQEFQVPDTPSVPSQQPAEGQENAFPIALRPVQRMLPFKDGERIKSVEGQELIRTQLILDIGSDARHLEADIELVPDEEDDEAMRLQLVVIESLTVRRENTNVDPLFTSTTSSRLLVQDGDQIEPGAVVARTEIACRNPGMVRGIREGTEATRRVLIVSEEDRFTVDLGDASPQVKDGDLLVSGATLTDGVTLEESGQVVGIQDNQVIFRHARPYRVSPGAILHVDDGSLVQRGDNLVLLVFERAKTGDIIQGLPRIEELLEARKPKEACLLNRRPGTAQVIYEDDDSVEIRIVEDDGTVSEYRTLSGHNVLVVDGQRVGVAEPLTDGPSNPHEILECWFDYLAPSGTYEAALTGFSHVQTFLVNEVQSVYQSQGVDISDKHIEVIVRQMTSKVKIDDGGDTTMLPGELIELRQVEQVNEAMAITGAAPAQYTPMLLGITKASLNTDSFISAASFQETTRVLTEAAIEGKSDWLRGLKENVIIGRLIPAGTGFNAYEELNFSAPDADINEINSVVNGVDDESKIQDVVLDDRTARAYNLTGSVSDDSAILPDGDDGSTAILDDEDLDDGDEEDDFDPDGFDEEDEDFDPDSFDDDDSDDEDDPTA